One stretch of Pelmatolapia mariae isolate MD_Pm_ZW linkage group LG3_W, Pm_UMD_F_2, whole genome shotgun sequence DNA includes these proteins:
- the LOC134617441 gene encoding lecithin retinol acyltransferase-like, with translation MFPLPLLGLLFISASGIEPPAEKKKEKENEEELECHGAERRKSKYDMIFTRGDLLEVPRTLFIHFGIYLGGGRVAHFIPDIMPVISSDQYRIRQMVSNTRLLLGVLAKCGSVRVDSVEDFAYGADIRVNPMDKVLSHAVLKGEEVAIRAEKLQGEVPYSLLWYNCEHFVMYCRYGTVMSFQTFQFCKTMRKLLLSQRVAKAAAVLALCLVLYLQAVSLCSVLLAVILPFLIWMAS, from the exons CCTCGGGAATCGAGCCACCGgcggagaagaagaaagagaaggagaatGAAGAGGAGCTGGAGTGTCATGGAGcggagaggaggaagagtaaATATGACATGATATTCACCAGAGGAGACCTGCTGGAGGTTCCCAGGACTCTGTTCATACACTTTGGGATTTACCTGGGCGGAGGCAG AGTAGCTCATTTCATCCCAGACATCATGCCCGTCATCTCCAGTGATCAGTATCGGATCAGACAGATGGTCTCCAACACCAGACTCTTACTGGGAGTACTGGCTAAG TGTGGCAGTGTGAGGGTGGACTCAGTAGAGGACTTTGCCTATGGAGCAGACATACGGGTCAACCCTATGGACAAG GTATTAAGCCATGCAGTGCTGAAAGGGGAGGAGGTGGCCATAAGGGCAGAGAAGCTGCAGGGAGAAGTGCCCTACAGCCTGCTGTGGTACAACTGTGAACACTTTGTCATGTACTGCCGATACGGCACCGTCATGAGCTTCCAGACATTTCAG TTCTGTAAGACGATGAGGAAGCTGCTACTGAGTCAGCGTGTTGCCAAGGCAGCGGCAGTGCTGGCACTGTGTTTGGTGCTTTACCTGCAAGCTGTGAGTCTGTGCTCTGTGCTACTGGCTGTTATACTGCCTTTCCTCATCTGGATGGCCTCATGA